One Triticum dicoccoides isolate Atlit2015 ecotype Zavitan chromosome 5B, WEW_v2.0, whole genome shotgun sequence genomic window carries:
- the LOC119308198 gene encoding phosphatidylinositol N-acetylglucosaminyltransferase subunit A-like, translated as MDGQSRKHRILMVSDFFFPNFGGVESHIYYLSQCLLKLGHKVVVMTHAYGKRSGVRYVTGGLKVYYVPWRPFLMQNTLPTLFMTFPIIRTILIRERISVVHGHQAFSTLCHEALMHARTMGYKVVFTDHSLYGFADVGSIHMNKVLQFTLADIDQAICVSHTSKENTVLRSGISPDKVFMVPNAVDTAMFTPSSNRLSCDEIIIVVISRLVYRKGADLLVEVIPEVCRLFPKVRFIVGGDGPKRVRLEEMREKFSLQDRVEMLGAVPHAQVRSVLISGHIFLNSSLTEAFCIAILEAASCGLLTVSTRVGGVPEVLPDDMIVLAEPDPEDMVRAVRQAIDILPGIDPQIMHRRMKKLYSWDDVAKRTEIVYDRAMQSSNTNLLDRLPRYLTCGAWAGKLFCLVMIINYLVWCLLEFLQPAEGIEEVPDIGPLHIHSDSVDDQCEAQRN; from the exons GTTGTTGTCATGACACATGCATATGGAAAACGTTCTGGAGTACGATATGTTACTGGCGGCTTGAAGGTTTATTATGTGCCGTGGAGGCCATTCCTGATGCAGAATACACTACCTACATTATTCATGACATTTCCAATCATAAGGACAATTCTTATTCGTGAGAGGATATCTGTTGTGCATGGACATCAGGCCTTTTCAACACTGTGCCACGAAGCGTTGATGCATGCTAGGACAATGGGGTACAAAGTTGTCTTCACAGATCACTCGCTTTATGGTTTTGCTGATGTTGGAAGCATTCACATGAATAAGGTGCTGCAGTTTACTCTTGCAGATATTGATCAGGCCATATGTGTGTCTCAtacaagcaaagagaacactgtctTGAGGTCAGGGATATCTCCGGACAAAGTTTTCATGGTTCCCAATGCAGTGGATACTGCAATGTTTACTCCCTCCTCCAACCGCTTAAGCTGTGATGAAATCATTATTGTTGTGATAAGTAGATTGGTATATCGAAAAGGTGCTGACCTTCTTGTTGAAGTCATTCCAGAAGTATGCCGTCTATTTCCAAAG GTTCGCTTTATTGTTGGAGGTGATGGTCCAAAACGTGTGCGGCTTGAAGAGATGAGGGAGAAGTTCTCCCTTCAGGATAGAGTTGAGATGTTAGGGGCTGTACCTCATGCTCAAGTACGATCTGTTCTGATATCCGGTCATATATTTCTGAACAG TTCGCTTACAGAAGCATTTTGCATAGCCATTCTGGAAGCAGCAAGCTGTGGGCTTTTGACAGTAAGCACTAGAGTCGGAGGGGTTCCAGAG GTTCTACCAGATGACATGATAGTACTTGCAGAACCAGATCCAGAAGATATGGTACGGGCTGTGAGGCAAGCTATCGACATACTTCCTGGTATAGATCCCCAAATTATGCATCGCCGG ATGAAAAAACTCTACAGTTGGGATGATGTGGCCAAAAGAACAGAGATTGTCTACGATCGTGCAATGCAGTCATCAAACACTAATTTGCTAGATCGTCTTCCCCG ATATCTCACATGTGGAGCTTGGGCAGGCAAGCTGTTTTGCCTCGTTATGATCATAAATTACCTTGTGTGGTGCCTTCTAGAATTCCTGCAG CCTGCTGAAGGTATTGAAGAAGTCCCAGATATAGGGCCACTGCACATTCATTCGGATTCAGTAGATGACCAGTGCGAAGCGCAACGAAATTGA
- the LOC119308200 gene encoding uncharacterized protein LOC119308200, with protein sequence MAAAEASSSSPNPPRADLRRRQRRFVFDRRYGWIFDEWTDPAVAALSGGRGMFCILPMAQSLMSAAASSVDYAADSVSAALKRPEIFSPLAYLPHLQLHRKQQTWFHGLERSGVVADTKLIPCSTL encoded by the exons ATGGCGGCGGCAgaagcctcttcctcctcccccaatCCGCCGCGTGCTGacctccgccgccgccagcgccgcttCGTATTCGACCGGCGCTACGGATGGAT TTTCGACGAATGGACGGACCCGGCCGTCGCCGCCCTCTCCGGTGGCAGGGGAAT GTTCTGCATACTACCGATGGCTCAGTCGCTGATGAGCGCGGCTGCATCTTCG GTTGACTATGCAGCCGATTCAGTTAGCGCAGCTCTTAAACGCCCTGAAATTTTCTCCCCACTGGCATATCTTCCTCACCTGCAATTGCATAGGAAGCAACAAACTTGGTTCCACGGACTTGAGCGATCTGGAGTCGTAGCTGATACCAAGTTGATACCATGCAGTACTCTGTAA